Proteins encoded within one genomic window of Lacipirellulaceae bacterium:
- a CDS encoding DUF1559 domain-containing protein, with protein MKKSKGFTLVELLVVIAIIGVLVGLLLPAVQAAREAARRMSCQNNLKNIGLADQSHHSAVGHFVPARSGPDSTTKQALRHLREPEERSGASAFVHLLPYMEQQALYDRFDINDNEGLWTAGLFGSTWRTAYPARAEALGVRPEVMVCPSSGDEPQTTDPSRQGFPAIPATGNYASVAGHRGLIFGGYGVDACMLKHYNTGVHLYHTLISIRQITDGTSATISFGEVIDSHTQESENIWTYCERYRSTFRMTDVAMNTPPDIVGQQANSTFNVNGAFASRHAGGSQFAYADGHVEFLSESIDFETYQELSTIDGPPEFLDQDDDNSICISANGW; from the coding sequence ATGAAGAAATCCAAAGGTTTTACGCTTGTCGAGTTGCTCGTTGTGATTGCGATCATCGGCGTACTCGTGGGCTTACTTCTACCCGCAGTGCAAGCCGCTCGCGAAGCCGCTCGGCGGATGTCGTGCCAGAATAATCTCAAGAACATAGGGCTGGCTGACCAGAGCCACCACTCGGCAGTCGGGCACTTTGTGCCTGCTAGGTCGGGGCCAGATAGTACGACCAAACAAGCACTTAGGCACTTACGCGAGCCGGAAGAGCGATCTGGGGCGAGTGCATTCGTCCATTTGCTTCCCTACATGGAACAACAAGCTCTCTATGATCGCTTCGATATCAATGACAATGAGGGACTTTGGACTGCGGGACTATTCGGTTCGACTTGGCGTACCGCTTACCCGGCTCGTGCTGAGGCGCTCGGCGTGCGACCTGAGGTGATGGTGTGCCCCTCTAGTGGTGATGAGCCCCAGACCACAGACCCTAGCAGGCAGGGCTTTCCGGCAATTCCTGCTACTGGGAATTATGCTTCGGTTGCGGGTCATCGAGGCCTTATCTTTGGAGGCTATGGCGTCGATGCATGCATGCTCAAGCACTACAACACGGGGGTGCACCTTTACCACACTCTCATTTCGATCCGCCAGATTACTGACGGTACGAGTGCAACGATCTCGTTTGGCGAAGTCATCGATAGCCACACGCAGGAGAGCGAGAATATTTGGACCTATTGCGAACGTTACCGTAGTACTTTCCGCATGACCGATGTCGCGATGAACACCCCGCCGGACATCGTGGGACAACAAGCGAATAGCACCTTCAATGTGAATGGAGCATTCGCCAGCCGACACGCTGGTGGCTCTCAGTTCGCGTACGCTGATGGCCACGTCGAATTCCTCTCTGAGTCTATTGACTTTGAAACCTATCAGGAGCTCTCAACAATCGACGGCCCACCTGAGTTTTTAGATCAAGATGACGATAACAGTATTTGCATCTCAGCAAATGGCTGGTAG
- a CDS encoding polysaccharide lyase 6 family protein: MAADFMVSSAAEITQVLQNDAGPGDTLIMTNGTWTNQTINFSDFGTSTNPITLRAETPGQVILNGNSTLNISGDWLVVDGLRFEGGSLPDGSNAIVEFRGSNGNATNSRFTNSAIIDYSATNVDDRYHWLEIFGTNNRVDNNYFTGQNHSGVTVVVRRDSPTADNHTIDRNYFADRPEPVSPSSSNGFETIRVGTSTQSLSDSFTTVENNLFERVDGEIEIISNKSGNNTYRYNTFRDSEGTLTLRHGNDTLVEGNFFLGENNSRSGAVRVIGERQTIVNNYIANVDDRAGGAISISAGVDGSAVNEYFQVKDAVIAHNTIVNTAGVQLTFDDGFGSSGRTLLAEDVTIANNVFRSDGPTIFEGNEGANWTWEGNIAFGGSLGPKAGDSGITNVDPQLSLGTDGLWRPTNPSGPTVDTAVGNYSGILVDDMDGQPRIGAYDVGADEFSTAMIVRKPLESGDVGPAWLGDPIDPPPGGGGCFADGCAIQAEDFDSVLDPDGNGLTWSVDNVAEALGGQVIVAPNGDRIDLPADTQDTIATYDLTFDQAGTYRAYYRARGFSGSTDSIFVPDDFETDPDNNESLSSNGDFRWENGGTFTISASDVGMPLEFRIGRREQMAELDALVLHLDLSLNDAELDALFDIVIEPADFDEDGDVDADDLIAWETGYGTLSGAIHADGDADEDGSVVGNDFLTWQNQYTGTNATAFSTQVPEPSSLLLVTLLCFAPVVRTRTLRCSSTSV; this comes from the coding sequence TTGGCCGCAGACTTTATGGTCTCCAGCGCCGCTGAAATCACCCAAGTTCTGCAAAACGATGCTGGTCCCGGTGATACGCTCATCATGACCAACGGCACCTGGACCAATCAGACGATTAACTTCTCTGACTTTGGGACCTCCACCAACCCGATCACCTTGCGAGCGGAGACACCCGGGCAAGTGATTCTTAACGGGAATTCCACGCTCAACATCTCCGGCGACTGGCTGGTTGTGGATGGGCTGCGGTTTGAAGGCGGGTCGCTTCCCGACGGGTCCAATGCGATTGTTGAGTTCCGGGGTTCCAACGGCAACGCCACCAACTCGCGATTCACCAACTCAGCGATCATCGACTACAGCGCCACGAACGTGGACGATCGCTACCACTGGCTAGAGATCTTCGGAACGAACAATCGGGTCGACAACAACTACTTCACGGGCCAGAACCATTCCGGCGTGACCGTGGTCGTGCGACGTGACAGCCCCACGGCAGACAACCATACGATCGATCGCAACTACTTCGCGGACCGTCCCGAGCCCGTGAGCCCCAGCAGTTCCAACGGTTTCGAGACTATCCGCGTCGGCACCAGTACACAGTCGCTCAGTGATTCATTCACGACGGTGGAGAACAATCTGTTTGAGCGAGTCGATGGCGAGATTGAAATCATCTCGAACAAAAGCGGCAACAACACTTACCGTTACAACACGTTCCGTGACTCTGAGGGCACCCTGACCCTGCGACACGGAAACGATACCCTCGTCGAAGGCAACTTCTTCCTGGGAGAAAACAACAGCCGTTCCGGGGCAGTCCGCGTCATCGGCGAGAGGCAGACGATCGTCAACAACTACATTGCGAATGTTGACGATCGAGCCGGTGGCGCGATTTCTATTTCCGCGGGTGTCGATGGCTCGGCTGTCAATGAGTACTTCCAGGTGAAGGACGCGGTCATCGCACATAACACGATCGTCAACACGGCTGGCGTGCAGCTAACCTTCGATGATGGATTTGGCAGCAGTGGCCGCACTTTGCTCGCTGAAGACGTGACGATCGCAAACAACGTTTTCCGTTCCGATGGGCCAACGATTTTCGAAGGAAATGAGGGTGCGAACTGGACCTGGGAAGGGAACATCGCCTTCGGTGGCAGCCTCGGACCGAAGGCTGGGGACTCGGGCATCACAAACGTCGATCCGCAACTTAGTTTGGGTACCGACGGGCTCTGGCGTCCGACCAACCCCTCAGGGCCGACGGTCGATACCGCGGTTGGCAACTACAGTGGCATCCTCGTCGACGACATGGACGGCCAGCCACGAATCGGTGCCTATGACGTGGGAGCTGATGAGTTTTCGACAGCCATGATCGTCCGCAAGCCGCTCGAATCTGGCGACGTCGGACCAGCTTGGCTCGGCGACCCCATCGATCCGCCACCAGGCGGAGGCGGTTGTTTCGCAGACGGATGTGCCATTCAAGCGGAAGACTTCGACTCCGTGCTTGACCCCGATGGCAACGGGCTCACTTGGTCAGTTGACAACGTCGCAGAAGCTCTGGGTGGCCAAGTGATTGTGGCCCCCAATGGCGACCGCATTGATCTGCCTGCAGACACGCAAGACACCATTGCGACCTACGATCTGACCTTCGACCAAGCAGGAACCTACCGAGCCTATTACCGTGCTCGCGGGTTCAGCGGCAGCACCGACAGTATTTTTGTGCCTGATGATTTTGAGACCGACCCCGACAATAACGAATCGCTCTCCTCAAACGGGGACTTTCGCTGGGAGAACGGCGGGACGTTTACGATTTCGGCAAGCGACGTTGGGATGCCGTTGGAATTCCGCATCGGTCGGCGCGAACAAATGGCCGAACTCGACGCCCTAGTACTGCACCTCGATCTCTCGCTCAACGACGCTGAACTCGATGCCCTGTTCGACATCGTTATCGAGCCGGCGGACTTTGACGAGGACGGCGATGTCGATGCCGATGATCTGATTGCTTGGGAGACTGGGTACGGCACTCTTTCAGGGGCCATCCACGCCGATGGCGACGCCGACGAGGATGGAAGTGTTGTTGGCAATGACTTCCTGACTTGGCAGAACCAATACACCGGCACCAACGCCACCGCGTTCAGCACCCAAGTTCCTGAACCGTCCAGCCTCTTACTCGTGACACTCTTGTGCTTCGCTCCCGTAGTTCGAACTCGAACTCTTCGGTGTAGCAGCACTTCAGTTTAG
- a CDS encoding Gfo/Idh/MocA family oxidoreductase, with translation MKDSKQTANQTPSRRSFLKTAAATSAMAAPYFVPSSVFGSTAPSNRVTMACIGVGNQGFPVMKRFLGYDDCQMLAVCDVNQGSKGYKDDKHFYGREPAKQEVEKHYAKSKESGTYKGCDAYNDFREILQRDDIDTVVIVSPDHWHAEMTIRAAEAGKDIYVEKPLGLTINEQHAMIKAVRDNNRVCQTGSHERSNPNVWKMIELVKSGAIGDVKRVICNIGRHNKIGPGPGWEEMPVPEGFDYDMWLGPAPHAPYHEDRCLYRFRFNSDYAGGQVTNFGAHSLDMAQWGLGMDKSGPVKVNHVFAEYLPKGSLYNAPTFAHFEAEYANGVKLVCRTAEPSVRCVFEGTDGIVRIENQGRNFMTIPNSIKTDRFGSDVPEVYKSNDDHQRNFIDCVKSRKEPVAPIEVGHRSATVCHLGNIAIRLKKELQWNPETEQFVGNDEATALMSRPSRQTWQA, from the coding sequence ATGAAAGACTCAAAGCAGACCGCGAATCAGACGCCCAGTCGCCGCTCATTCCTGAAAACGGCCGCCGCAACCTCCGCGATGGCAGCTCCCTATTTTGTTCCCTCGAGCGTTTTCGGGTCCACTGCGCCAAGCAACCGAGTCACCATGGCTTGCATTGGCGTTGGCAATCAGGGCTTCCCCGTAATGAAGCGGTTTCTTGGCTACGACGACTGCCAAATGCTGGCTGTGTGCGACGTCAACCAAGGCAGCAAAGGATACAAGGACGACAAGCATTTCTACGGTCGCGAACCAGCCAAACAAGAAGTCGAAAAGCACTACGCGAAGTCGAAGGAGTCGGGAACTTATAAAGGTTGCGATGCCTACAACGACTTTCGCGAAATCCTCCAACGCGACGACATCGACACCGTCGTGATCGTCTCGCCTGATCACTGGCACGCGGAAATGACCATCCGTGCTGCTGAGGCGGGCAAGGATATTTATGTTGAGAAGCCACTCGGCCTGACCATCAACGAACAACATGCGATGATCAAGGCAGTGCGTGATAACAATCGCGTGTGCCAGACGGGCAGCCATGAGCGTTCGAACCCAAACGTTTGGAAGATGATCGAACTCGTGAAGAGCGGTGCCATCGGCGACGTCAAGCGAGTCATTTGCAATATCGGTCGCCACAACAAGATCGGCCCCGGCCCCGGCTGGGAAGAGATGCCTGTCCCCGAGGGCTTTGACTACGACATGTGGCTTGGCCCAGCTCCGCACGCCCCTTACCACGAAGACCGCTGCTTGTACCGCTTCCGTTTCAATTCGGACTACGCCGGCGGACAAGTCACGAACTTTGGTGCCCACTCTTTAGACATGGCTCAGTGGGGTCTAGGGATGGATAAATCCGGCCCTGTGAAGGTGAATCATGTCTTTGCTGAATATCTCCCCAAAGGCAGCCTCTACAATGCTCCGACCTTCGCCCATTTCGAAGCGGAGTACGCCAATGGCGTGAAACTCGTTTGCCGCACCGCTGAGCCGTCCGTTCGTTGCGTCTTCGAGGGCACCGACGGAATCGTTCGCATTGAGAACCAAGGGCGGAACTTCATGACGATCCCCAATTCGATCAAGACCGATCGTTTCGGATCCGACGTGCCCGAGGTCTACAAAAGCAACGACGATCACCAACGCAACTTTATCGACTGCGTCAAGTCTCGCAAAGAGCCCGTCGCACCGATCGAAGTGGGACATCGCAGCGCGACAGTCTGCCACCTTGGCAACATTGCGATTCGCTTAAAGAAGGAGCTGCAGTGGAACCCAGAGACTGAGCAATTCGTTGGCAACGACGAAGCGACCGCTCTTATGAGCCGCCCCTCGCGGCAGACCTGGCAGGCGTAA
- a CDS encoding mandelate racemase/muconate lactonizing enzyme family protein — protein sequence MNPQPLEINAHTKNFGSKATDVQLRGAELYFLPVKTRVPLKFGTETLTSVTCARVQVEVADQHGNTATGWGEVPLSVQWVWPSEMSYEARHTALKDFSEQLTSAWAGFHATGHPMEIGYDFQQQVLPTLLAGFNRDCQPHERMPKLASLVCCSPFDVALHDAYGKLHEVPVYSTYNRQYMNRDLSAFMQGASQNDNSGSANGESISFTGKYPEDYLSSNREDHLPVWHLVGGLDPLDRSQLNGQAVGDQEPEVLDEWISRDGLDCFKVKLRGNDEPWDYDRLVQVSRIAATQGDYVLTADFNCTVTEPDYVNRILDRLKEEQPTAYDSILYVEQPFPYDLEAHQIDVRSVSQRKPLLMDESAHSWEYVRLGRSLGWTGVALKTCKTQTGALLMHCWAKAHGMHVMVQDLTNPMLAQIPHVLLAAHAETMRGVESNAMQFYPQASVVEAKVHPGIYQRRNGQLDLTSIQGPGFGYRLDEIDRDLDEPVERSGSLS from the coding sequence GTGAACCCCCAGCCGCTAGAAATCAACGCCCACACAAAGAACTTTGGTTCGAAGGCTACCGATGTGCAACTGCGCGGCGCGGAACTCTACTTCCTCCCCGTCAAGACACGCGTGCCGCTAAAGTTCGGCACGGAGACGCTTACCTCAGTGACGTGCGCTCGCGTTCAAGTCGAAGTTGCAGATCAACATGGCAACACGGCTACCGGCTGGGGTGAGGTGCCCCTGAGCGTGCAATGGGTGTGGCCGAGTGAGATGAGCTACGAGGCTCGACACACAGCGCTCAAAGATTTTTCCGAGCAGCTTACCTCTGCCTGGGCAGGGTTTCACGCTACGGGCCACCCCATGGAAATCGGCTACGATTTTCAGCAGCAAGTCCTGCCGACACTCCTTGCCGGGTTCAACCGTGATTGCCAACCACATGAACGCATGCCCAAATTGGCCTCTCTGGTCTGCTGTTCGCCGTTCGACGTCGCACTCCACGATGCCTACGGCAAGCTGCATGAGGTTCCCGTTTATTCAACCTACAACCGGCAATACATGAATCGCGACTTGTCCGCGTTCATGCAGGGTGCCAGCCAAAATGACAATTCTGGCAGTGCTAATGGCGAGAGCATCAGTTTCACCGGAAAATATCCTGAAGACTACCTCTCTTCCAATCGCGAAGATCACTTACCAGTTTGGCACTTGGTGGGCGGGCTCGACCCCTTGGATCGATCACAACTGAACGGCCAAGCGGTGGGCGACCAGGAACCGGAGGTCCTCGACGAGTGGATTTCGCGAGACGGTCTCGACTGCTTCAAAGTGAAGCTGCGTGGCAACGACGAACCCTGGGACTACGACCGTCTCGTCCAAGTCAGTCGCATTGCTGCTACGCAGGGCGATTACGTCCTGACGGCTGATTTCAACTGCACCGTGACCGAGCCGGATTACGTCAACAGAATTCTTGATCGCCTGAAAGAAGAGCAGCCAACGGCCTACGATTCAATTCTGTATGTCGAACAGCCTTTCCCCTACGACTTGGAAGCACACCAAATCGACGTGCGTAGCGTCTCACAGCGGAAGCCGTTGCTGATGGATGAAAGCGCCCATAGTTGGGAATACGTCCGACTGGGCCGTTCGCTCGGTTGGACTGGGGTCGCACTGAAGACTTGCAAAACGCAGACCGGTGCGCTGCTTATGCACTGCTGGGCGAAGGCTCACGGCATGCATGTCATGGTCCAAGACCTCACGAACCCAATGTTGGCACAGATTCCCCACGTGCTTCTAGCTGCCCATGCTGAAACCATGCGAGGAGTCGAGTCCAACGCAATGCAGTTCTATCCACAAGCTTCAGTAGTTGAGGCGAAGGTCCATCCTGGGATTTACCAGCGTCGCAACGGGCAACTTGATTTGACTTCAATCCAGGGGCCCGGCTTCGGTTATCGGCTCGATGAAATCGACCGCGACTTAGACGAACCTGTAGAACGCTCGGGTAGCCTCTCGTAA
- a CDS encoding alginate lyase family protein, with amino-acid sequence MRFSLLAIFFAAALSTTSCQAVPAENAKPEPVYWELDQLAKIRGTVRGTTRESGPELEEQIDRLRKLADQSLARGPYSVTFKEEVPPSGDKHDYLSFSRYWWPDPAKPDGLPYIRHDGKVNNALRRRGDRDQIGKLSLSVEVYALAAYLFDEEKYANHAVKLIRTWFLDPKTKMNPHMKFGQGVPGRADGRGVGILDSRGFIRVLDAVDLLTSEGRYPQKDLEDLKKWFAEYLIWLRTSDLGKDEANASNNHGSWYAAQTARIALFVGETEIARDIVEQVQQQRIPEQFMKDGSQPAELKRTQSLHYSFFNLEALSVVARIGEKIGVNLWESTDSNPGLRPGIDFLMPYVLKQKEWTYQQMQEFSLSNGTVYLLRMASVRYEDAKYLDPIGKYPHRHPELDHALLLFRATE; translated from the coding sequence ATGCGTTTTTCTCTTCTCGCAATTTTTTTTGCTGCGGCTCTCTCGACTACTTCCTGCCAGGCCGTTCCTGCTGAAAACGCCAAACCAGAACCGGTCTACTGGGAGTTGGATCAGTTAGCAAAGATTCGTGGCACCGTTCGAGGGACGACGAGAGAATCGGGGCCTGAGCTTGAAGAGCAAATTGACCGCCTGCGGAAACTGGCAGACCAATCTCTGGCCCGCGGTCCTTATTCCGTCACTTTTAAGGAAGAAGTTCCCCCGAGCGGCGATAAACACGACTATTTGAGTTTCAGCCGCTACTGGTGGCCCGATCCTGCCAAACCCGATGGGCTACCCTACATCCGACACGACGGCAAGGTGAACAACGCGCTCCGGCGGCGCGGTGATCGTGACCAGATAGGGAAGCTCTCCCTGAGTGTTGAAGTTTACGCACTGGCTGCCTATCTCTTCGATGAGGAGAAATATGCTAACCACGCTGTGAAGCTGATTCGCACATGGTTTCTTGATCCCAAAACGAAAATGAACCCGCACATGAAGTTCGGTCAAGGTGTCCCAGGGCGAGCGGACGGACGCGGGGTTGGGATCCTCGATTCACGTGGTTTCATTCGTGTGCTTGATGCCGTTGATTTGCTAACCTCTGAGGGGCGGTATCCGCAAAAAGATCTAGAAGACCTAAAAAAGTGGTTTGCCGAGTATCTGATCTGGCTACGTACCAGTGACTTGGGGAAGGACGAAGCAAACGCGAGCAACAATCACGGCTCCTGGTATGCCGCCCAGACGGCAAGAATCGCTCTGTTCGTCGGCGAAACTGAGATCGCGCGAGACATCGTGGAGCAGGTACAACAGCAACGAATTCCCGAACAATTCATGAAGGATGGTAGCCAACCTGCGGAGCTGAAGAGAACCCAGTCGCTGCACTATAGCTTCTTTAACCTCGAAGCCCTTTCAGTGGTTGCTCGGATTGGAGAGAAGATTGGGGTCAATCTGTGGGAGTCGACCGATTCGAACCCAGGACTTCGCCCAGGAATCGACTTTCTCATGCCCTACGTTCTGAAGCAAAAAGAGTGGACCTACCAACAAATGCAGGAGTTCTCCCTATCCAACGGTACGGTCTACTTGCTACGGATGGCTTCTGTCCGTTACGAGGACGCCAAGTATTTAGACCCGATTGGCAAGTACCCACACCGTCATCCTGAACTCGATCACGCCCTACTTCTATTCCGGGCGACAGAGTAG
- a CDS encoding PEP-CTERM sorting domain-containing protein, which produces MRKFNCLFACVGFLLACYCTVVQADDLAPAPYRGAPNTVMAKFDLFGGQVPGGPSQFATGANPTYPLDALQPMVGPAQSSTNGILYPIALPNYIDQEPLKLIRIQYSWFGLPSQGADAFAQAILPSPGGAVQLVNSTPPTNISGNIYHRWDDYRIIPNPDSERFEVVFVNADPRWVIFDTISVPEPTSLALLGFAGLLVGCGRRR; this is translated from the coding sequence ATGAGAAAGTTCAACTGCCTGTTTGCTTGCGTTGGCTTTTTGTTGGCCTGCTATTGCACAGTTGTTCAAGCAGACGACTTGGCACCGGCGCCGTATCGGGGCGCACCGAACACCGTGATGGCGAAATTCGATTTGTTCGGTGGCCAAGTGCCCGGGGGACCGAGTCAATTTGCGACTGGGGCGAATCCAACCTATCCGCTTGATGCTTTGCAGCCGATGGTCGGTCCTGCGCAATCAAGCACCAATGGAATTCTCTACCCAATCGCCTTACCGAACTATATCGATCAAGAGCCCCTAAAGCTCATTCGCATTCAGTACAGTTGGTTCGGCTTACCTTCCCAGGGGGCAGATGCTTTTGCGCAAGCGATTCTTCCGAGCCCCGGTGGAGCGGTTCAGCTAGTCAACTCGACGCCGCCGACAAATATTTCTGGGAATATTTATCATCGGTGGGACGACTACCGAATCATACCTAATCCTGATTCAGAACGTTTCGAGGTCGTGTTCGTTAACGCCGACCCACGTTGGGTGATTTTTGACACGATCAGCGTACCAGAGCCAACAAGTCTCGCCCTACTTGGTTTCGCCGGGTTGTTGGTTGGTTGCGGACGCCGTCGCTAG
- a CDS encoding diguanylate cyclase — translation MLLLGASFSSILIDVGLALIALVVGFFGAYFYLQFASEDSLPNGEAEPSEEDIVREANKAERASMAVDQVRDLTRGVVSDVGQHNAVVEGINDELNAIDQNSAGSGDAVAAAIAKMLDANDKLQARLEEAELKIQSQAEELRTQETEARTDSLTKLANRRAFDQSIEHNLEKFRKERVPFSMILLDVDHFKKFNDTHGHQAGDEVLRVVGRTLKNVVKKTDAPCRYGGEEFAIVLPCTNASQGRIAAERVRKAIEAAVVSFEGKDLRVTASVGLAEVAGGEKADLLIRRADDAVYAAKDNGRNRSYWQDGVDCLPIDQDSKQASPAEQHQKPVKEPALPDNSLPSAATFSDELSRRVAESHRYGVSLSVMHLAIKDFDDLNGKFGEAVGKLLTDSVGGYIKSTLREMDLLGSLGEGRFAVMLPGSSENEAKLVGKRIQTAISNCAIPMGKDQLRLEMHLGVANVEPDDDANSMMSRAKSLMERVAKGLPVEV, via the coding sequence GTGTTACTTCTCGGCGCTTCTTTTTCGAGCATCCTGATTGATGTCGGGCTAGCACTGATTGCGCTGGTGGTAGGCTTCTTTGGTGCCTACTTTTACTTGCAATTCGCCAGCGAAGACTCGCTGCCCAACGGGGAAGCGGAGCCTTCCGAAGAAGACATCGTGCGTGAAGCGAACAAGGCTGAACGTGCCAGCATGGCAGTTGATCAAGTACGCGACCTGACTCGTGGTGTCGTCAGCGATGTTGGCCAACACAATGCGGTCGTCGAAGGCATCAATGACGAACTGAACGCGATCGATCAAAACAGTGCAGGCTCCGGCGATGCTGTTGCCGCCGCGATTGCCAAGATGCTGGACGCCAATGACAAGCTACAAGCTCGCCTGGAAGAGGCTGAGCTGAAGATACAGTCGCAGGCAGAAGAGCTTCGCACCCAGGAAACAGAAGCCCGCACGGATTCACTCACGAAACTGGCCAATCGTCGAGCGTTCGACCAATCCATCGAGCACAATCTTGAGAAGTTCCGCAAAGAGCGCGTTCCCTTCTCGATGATTCTCCTAGATGTCGATCACTTCAAGAAGTTCAACGATACCCATGGCCACCAAGCGGGTGATGAAGTGCTTCGCGTGGTCGGCCGCACGCTTAAGAACGTCGTGAAGAAAACTGACGCGCCATGCCGTTACGGAGGTGAGGAGTTTGCGATCGTGCTGCCATGCACGAATGCCTCCCAAGGACGAATTGCAGCCGAAAGAGTACGCAAAGCCATCGAGGCAGCAGTGGTCTCTTTCGAAGGGAAAGACCTCAGAGTGACTGCCAGTGTTGGCTTGGCCGAAGTCGCCGGTGGCGAAAAAGCGGACCTCCTGATCCGCAGAGCCGACGATGCCGTCTATGCAGCCAAAGACAACGGGCGAAATCGGAGCTATTGGCAGGATGGCGTCGACTGCTTACCCATCGATCAAGACAGCAAGCAAGCATCTCCGGCAGAGCAACATCAAAAGCCTGTCAAAGAGCCCGCATTGCCTGATAATTCCCTGCCCTCAGCGGCAACTTTCAGCGACGAACTAAGCCGTCGTGTAGCCGAGAGCCACCGGTATGGCGTTTCGCTTTCGGTGATGCATCTGGCTATTAAGGACTTCGATGATCTCAATGGAAAGTTTGGAGAAGCCGTCGGCAAACTGCTCACCGATTCCGTTGGTGGCTATATCAAGAGCACCCTCCGCGAGATGGACCTGCTAGGAAGCCTCGGAGAAGGTCGCTTCGCGGTCATGCTTCCCGGAAGTAGCGAGAATGAAGCCAAATTGGTCGGCAAACGAATCCAGACGGCAATCTCTAACTGCGCAATCCCGATGGGCAAGGACCAACTCCGTCTGGAGATGCACCTCGGCGTAGCCAATGTCGAGCCGGACGACGATGCGAATTCGATGATGAGTCGAGCGAAGTCGCTAATGGAACGCGTTGCCAAAGGCCTGCCCGTCGAGGTTTGA
- a CDS encoding PEP-CTERM sorting domain-containing protein, which translates to MDFSVETLAVFPGELGFANVGFSIATDNLDTTDSDWTPSAVAALLLETNLDAGIPDDLEGILASITGGLDDPNDIRTQIGQNGPTVIGSILVEWDGVTPASLSTEDVLFSANSASGMFLAAQSGGSSLLQFGNVPEPATLVLLVAGASIFFANRRRIEYIKQH; encoded by the coding sequence GTGGATTTCAGTGTTGAAACCCTAGCAGTCTTTCCTGGCGAGCTTGGCTTCGCCAATGTCGGCTTCAGCATCGCCACGGACAATCTTGATACCACGGATTCCGATTGGACTCCTTCGGCGGTAGCCGCGTTATTGCTGGAGACCAACCTCGACGCCGGAATTCCCGACGATCTGGAAGGGATCCTCGCCTCGATCACTGGCGGCTTGGACGACCCAAACGACATCCGCACTCAGATCGGACAGAACGGACCAACCGTTATCGGCTCGATCCTCGTCGAATGGGATGGCGTAACGCCCGCTTCGCTTTCCACCGAGGACGTCTTGTTCTCCGCAAACTCCGCCAGCGGCATGTTCCTGGCTGCCCAAAGTGGTGGTTCAAGCTTGCTTCAGTTTGGCAATGTCCCTGAGCCGGCAACCTTGGTGCTTTTAGTGGCAGGCGCCTCAATTTTCTTCGCCAATCGACGTCGGATTGAGTACATTAAGCAACATTGA